One window of the bacterium genome contains the following:
- a CDS encoding DUF58 domain-containing protein produces the protein MLPKEIIQKIRHIEIYTNRLVNDLLAGGYHSVFKGQGIDFAEVREYQMGDDIRSIDWNVTARTGHPHIKQYREERELTVMLLVDASSSGEFGTARQMKGEIAAEICALLAFSAIKNNDRVGLIIFTDRIEKFITPKKGKKHVLRVIRELLYFQPQGRQTSLSAALEFLYRVSRRKCVAFLISDFFSSDYRKALEIVAQKHDLIPIAIADPREVQLADAGLIELEDAETGETILIDTSDRAFREMFFQASDRQRAERQKLFRSLSLDSIEVVTDRPYVDELNKFFRMRAKRWR, from the coding sequence ATGCTCCCCAAGGAAATCATTCAGAAAATCAGGCATATCGAAATCTACACCAACCGTCTGGTCAACGATCTTCTGGCCGGTGGATACCACAGCGTCTTCAAGGGCCAGGGGATCGACTTTGCAGAAGTCCGCGAGTACCAGATGGGTGATGATATCCGGTCTATCGACTGGAACGTAACGGCCAGGACTGGCCATCCGCATATCAAGCAGTACCGGGAAGAACGGGAGCTTACGGTGATGCTCCTGGTAGATGCCAGCTCTTCCGGAGAGTTCGGGACTGCCCGGCAGATGAAGGGCGAAATAGCGGCTGAAATCTGTGCCCTTCTGGCCTTTTCAGCGATCAAGAACAATGACCGGGTGGGCCTCATTATCTTTACCGACAGGATCGAAAAGTTCATCACCCCGAAAAAGGGGAAAAAGCATGTCCTGCGGGTTATCCGGGAGCTTTTGTATTTCCAGCCTCAAGGCCGGCAAACCAGCCTGAGCGCAGCCCTCGAGTTTTTATACCGGGTCAGCCGGCGAAAATGTGTTGCTTTTCTTATTTCCGACTTTTTTTCCTCAGACTACCGGAAGGCTCTTGAGATCGTTGCTCAAAAGCATGATCTCATTCCCATTGCCATCGCCGATCCCCGGGAAGTGCAGCTTGCGGATGCAGGATTGATTGAGCTGGAAGATGCTGAAACCGGAGAGACAATCCTGATCGATACCTCCGATCGGGCTTTCCGGGAGATGTTTTTTCAGGCCAGCGACCGGCAGCGGGCAGAGAGACAGAAGCTTTTTCGCTCCCTGAGCCTGGACTCCATCGAGGTAGTAACCGACCGTCCATATGTGGATGAATTGAATAAATTTTTCCGGATGAGGGCCAAAAGATGGCGATGA
- a CDS encoding MoxR family ATPase: MDYDIRAINDKVREESAFVENIFRELEKVIVGQRYLLERMFIGLLCNGHILLEGVPGLAKTLSIKTLSRIIKTRFQRIQFTPDLLPADLIGTMIYNQKDGSFVPKRGPIFTNMVLADEINRAPAKVQSALLEAMQERQVTIGDQTYPLEDPFLVLATQNPIEQEGTYPLPEAQVDRFMLKVRLSYPDKKEERQILERMVAGEEIPVSQVVSPQDIIRSRAIVNDIYIDDKIKDYIIDLIFATREPRKFGLDFDGLIEYGASPRATIYLTRAAKAHAFLRRRGYVTPEDIKSLGVDILRHRVIVTYEAEAENITSEEIIQRIFDKIEVP, encoded by the coding sequence GTGGATTACGATATTCGTGCCATCAATGACAAGGTGCGGGAGGAAAGCGCCTTCGTCGAGAATATCTTTCGGGAATTGGAAAAAGTAATTGTCGGCCAGCGATACCTGCTGGAGCGGATGTTTATCGGCTTACTCTGCAATGGTCACATTCTGCTGGAAGGGGTGCCGGGTCTGGCCAAGACCCTGTCGATCAAAACCCTTTCCCGGATTATTAAAACCCGGTTCCAGCGAATTCAGTTTACTCCTGACCTGCTTCCGGCTGACCTGATCGGGACCATGATCTATAATCAGAAAGATGGAAGTTTTGTTCCGAAAAGAGGACCGATTTTTACCAATATGGTTCTGGCCGATGAGATCAACCGCGCACCGGCCAAGGTTCAGAGTGCACTCCTTGAAGCCATGCAGGAGCGGCAGGTAACCATCGGGGATCAAACCTACCCTCTGGAAGACCCGTTCCTCGTTCTGGCCACCCAGAACCCCATCGAGCAGGAAGGCACCTATCCTCTGCCGGAGGCCCAGGTGGACCGTTTCATGCTCAAGGTCCGCCTTTCCTATCCCGACAAAAAGGAAGAGCGGCAGATTCTTGAGCGGATGGTGGCTGGAGAGGAGATTCCCGTTTCCCAGGTCGTTTCACCTCAGGATATTATCCGGTCACGGGCTATCGTGAATGATATTTATATAGATGACAAGATCAAGGATTATATCATTGACCTTATCTTTGCCACGCGGGAGCCCCGGAAGTTCGGCCTTGACTTTGACGGATTGATCGAGTACGGTGCCTCTCCGCGGGCCACGATCTACCTTACCAGAGCGGCCAAGGCCCATGCTTTCCTGCGAAGGCGGGGGTATGTTACTCCTGAAGATATCAAGTCCCTTGGGGTGGATATCCTGCGCCACCGTGTCATTGTTACCTATGAGGCAGAGGCCGAAAACATTACCTCGGAAGAAATCATCCAGAGGATTTTCGATAAGATTGAAGTACCATAA
- a CDS encoding DegQ family serine endoprotease: MDKKRLIVPGIVVSCLISVFIGIMIASHFNWTGNSTAVQLETNTRPKEPPAEPAGTFIPGNIFVKIAKDANPAVVYVSSTQVVKNFQFRAPMNDPFRDFFGDDFFNKFFGIPKGDMKRKSLGSGFIISKDGYIFTNNHVVKDAEDIKITLTNKNEYEAKVIGSDEDMDIALLKIEAKEDLPLVRFGDSDRLEIGEWVVAIGNPFGLEHTVTAGIVSAKWRPIGQGPYDSFIQTDASINPGNSGGPLLNIRGEVVGINTAITAEGQGIGFAIPINMVKEAMPELKEKGKITRGWLGLVIQKVTPDLAKSFGLKENKGALVAEVVEGSPADKAGLKQGDVVISFNGKEISEYTDLSRMAGLTRPGTKVRLEIIRDMKKKEVTVEIGTFTGEAQVAKGPVETELGMSLQNITPELADHFDLSETTGVLVTNVTPGSAADRANIRRGDIIMEANRQKVTDVSEFQKIAKKNRKTLLLLIKREDDHLLYTAIKEK; this comes from the coding sequence ATGGATAAAAAAAGGCTTATTGTACCGGGAATTGTTGTATCCTGTCTCATTTCGGTGTTCATCGGGATCATGATCGCCTCGCATTTCAACTGGACGGGAAACAGTACCGCAGTCCAGCTTGAGACCAATACCAGACCGAAAGAGCCGCCTGCTGAACCAGCAGGAACTTTCATTCCCGGCAATATCTTCGTTAAAATCGCCAAAGATGCAAATCCGGCTGTCGTTTATGTCAGCTCCACCCAGGTGGTCAAGAATTTTCAATTCCGTGCTCCCATGAACGACCCCTTCCGGGACTTTTTCGGTGATGACTTTTTCAACAAATTCTTCGGGATACCAAAAGGCGACATGAAGAGGAAAAGCCTGGGATCGGGCTTTATCATCAGCAAAGACGGTTATATTTTTACCAACAATCACGTGGTGAAGGATGCCGAAGATATCAAGATCACCCTGACCAATAAAAACGAGTACGAAGCCAAAGTCATTGGGTCCGACGAGGACATGGACATTGCTCTCCTGAAAATCGAGGCCAAGGAAGATCTGCCGCTCGTCAGGTTCGGAGACTCTGACCGGCTGGAAATCGGAGAATGGGTTGTAGCCATTGGCAATCCCTTTGGCCTGGAGCATACCGTAACTGCCGGGATCGTGAGTGCCAAATGGCGGCCGATCGGGCAGGGGCCCTATGATTCGTTTATCCAGACCGATGCTTCCATCAATCCGGGCAACAGCGGAGGCCCGCTGCTCAATATCAGGGGAGAAGTGGTCGGCATCAACACGGCTATTACGGCTGAAGGCCAGGGAATCGGGTTTGCCATTCCCATCAATATGGTCAAAGAGGCCATGCCGGAGCTGAAAGAGAAGGGAAAAATCACCAGGGGCTGGCTTGGACTGGTCATTCAAAAAGTTACTCCTGACCTGGCCAAATCCTTCGGGCTGAAAGAAAACAAGGGAGCCCTGGTAGCAGAAGTTGTGGAAGGAAGCCCGGCAGACAAGGCAGGACTCAAACAGGGGGATGTAGTCATTTCCTTTAACGGAAAAGAGATCAGCGAATACACCGATCTGTCCAGAATGGCAGGGCTTACCCGTCCGGGAACCAAAGTCCGGCTGGAAATTATCCGGGATATGAAGAAGAAGGAAGTCACGGTCGAGATTGGAACCTTCACCGGCGAGGCGCAGGTGGCAAAAGGTCCGGTGGAAACCGAATTAGGCATGAGCCTTCAGAATATTACCCCGGAACTGGCTGACCATTTCGACCTGTCCGAAACCACCGGCGTTCTGGTAACCAATGTTACCCCCGGCAGTGCAGCGGACAGGGCAAATATCCGCAGGGGTGATATTATCATGGAAGCTAACCGGCAAAAAGTTACCGATGTCAGTGAATTCCAGAAGATAGCCAAAAAGAATAGAAAGACCCTGCTCCTTCTTATTAAACGTGAGGACGACCATTTACTGTATACTGCTATCAAGGAGAAATAA
- a CDS encoding sigma-70 family RNA polymerase sigma factor, producing MEAFNSYGFFFKEDLDCIDDDCIEFESESSEDPLSDTSEESDGEPDIEVETKNEEAGILEETDNQVRVYLKEIGKVPLLDKDEEIELAKRIVAGDEKAKELLIKANLRLVVSIAKKYINSGLPFLDLVQEGNIGLMKAVEKFDYRKGCKFSTYAIWWIRQSITRALADKGRTIRIPVHTLDAIKNMMKSHQRLTQEMKKEPTITEIAIDMGVPVQKIHELVGIIKNPISVETPIDELGNYNIVDYIEDKNSASPMDTVFDVNLIEQIQKVLKTLTKREKTIIEMRYGIGTHKEQTLEEIGKYFHLTRERIRQIEEKALQRLKQPNRISPLIDFINKS from the coding sequence ATGGAAGCATTTAATTCATACGGTTTCTTTTTTAAGGAAGACCTTGATTGCATTGACGATGATTGCATTGAATTTGAATCCGAAAGCAGTGAAGATCCTTTGAGTGATACTTCAGAGGAGTCTGACGGTGAGCCGGACATTGAGGTAGAGACTAAAAATGAAGAAGCAGGCATTCTCGAAGAGACCGACAATCAGGTGCGCGTCTACCTTAAAGAAATCGGAAAGGTTCCTCTTTTGGACAAGGACGAGGAAATCGAGCTCGCCAAGAGAATCGTGGCCGGTGATGAAAAGGCAAAAGAGCTGCTTATCAAGGCCAATCTGCGCCTGGTGGTAAGCATAGCGAAAAAATATATCAACAGCGGGCTCCCGTTTCTCGATCTCGTACAGGAAGGCAACATCGGGTTAATGAAGGCAGTGGAAAAGTTTGACTACCGCAAGGGCTGCAAATTCAGCACCTATGCCATCTGGTGGATTCGTCAGTCAATAACCAGGGCTCTGGCTGACAAGGGAAGAACTATCCGTATTCCGGTTCACACCCTTGACGCTATCAAAAATATGATGAAAAGCCATCAGAGGTTGACCCAGGAGATGAAAAAGGAACCGACGATAACCGAAATCGCCATTGATATGGGAGTTCCCGTCCAGAAAATCCATGAACTGGTTGGGATCATCAAAAACCCCATTTCCGTTGAAACCCCTATCGACGAGTTGGGAAATTATAACATCGTCGATTACATCGAGGATAAAAACAGCGCCTCTCCCATGGATACGGTCTTTGATGTCAATCTCATCGAGCAGATCCAAAAGGTCCTTAAGACCCTGACCAAACGGGAAAAAACGATCATCGAGATGAGATATGGCATCGGAACCCATAAAGAGCAAACCCTGGAAGAGATCGGTAAATACTTTCATCTTACCCGGGAGAGAATCCGCCAGATCGAGGAGAAAGCCCTGCAGCGGCTTAAACAGCCTAACAGAATTTCGCCACTGATAGATTTTATCAATAAATCGTAA
- a CDS encoding CDP-alcohol phosphatidyltransferase family protein — protein MLAKYVKASSDKILFSISGKIPSWISPNQITSLGLLMSLAAGCAFGSGKIQLAGFLLLAAGFFDLLDGAYSRYKGQVSKFGAFWDSTVDRYSDLSIMGGITLYYARINQPAYVLLSLIATAGFIMTSYTKARAENIIKACDVGLMERPERVLVLSAGSLINYLKPTLWILVILCHQTAIHRIWFTWHEIRYGE, from the coding sequence ATGCTGGCCAAATATGTAAAAGCCTCCTCGGATAAGATATTATTTTCAATAAGCGGGAAAATTCCATCCTGGATATCCCCGAATCAAATAACCAGTCTGGGGCTCCTCATGAGCCTTGCGGCTGGTTGTGCTTTTGGTTCAGGGAAGATTCAACTTGCAGGGTTTCTTCTTCTGGCTGCCGGTTTTTTTGATCTGCTTGATGGTGCTTACTCCAGATACAAAGGCCAAGTCAGCAAATTTGGCGCGTTTTGGGATTCAACAGTCGATCGGTATTCCGACCTGAGTATCATGGGGGGCATCACCCTGTATTATGCCCGGATCAATCAACCCGCATATGTTCTCCTCAGCCTGATAGCCACAGCCGGATTTATCATGACAAGTTATACCAAGGCAAGAGCGGAGAATATCATAAAAGCATGCGATGTCGGCCTTATGGAACGACCTGAAAGAGTGCTCGTTCTTTCAGCCGGATCACTGATAAATTATCTCAAACCAACACTTTGGATATTGGTGATCCTGTGCCACCAGACTGCAATCCACCGTATCTGGTTCACCTGGCATGAAATCAGGTATGGGGAGTAA
- the groL gene encoding chaperonin GroEL (60 kDa chaperone family; promotes refolding of misfolded polypeptides especially under stressful conditions; forms two stacked rings of heptamers to form a barrel-shaped 14mer; ends can be capped by GroES; misfolded proteins enter the barrel where they are refolded when GroES binds), with amino-acid sequence MPKQLLYDEEARNSILKGVNKLADAVKVTLGPKGRNVVLDKKFGSPTITKDGVTVAKDIELEDPFENMGAQMVKEVASKTSDVAGDGTTTATVLAQAIYREGAKNVTAGANPMALKRGIEKSVEAAVAAIKSLSKQTRSKKEISQVGTISANNDATIGDLIAEAMDKVGKDGVITVEEAKGMETSLEFVEGMQFDRGYLSPYFVTDPERMETVLENPAILLHEKKISNMKDLLPILEQIAKMGKPLLIVAEDVEGEALATLVVNKLRGTLNVAAVKAPGFGDRRKAMLEDIAILTGGKVISEDLGIKLENIRVDDLGQAKRVTIDKDNTTIVEGAGRPSDLEGRIKQIKVQIEETTSDYDREKLQERLAKLVGGVAVINVGAATETEMKEKKARVEDAMNATRAAVEEGIVPGGGVALLRAIPAIDKLGLQDDELIGANIVRRALEEPIRQIASNAGMEGSIVVQKVKEAEGPFGFNAQTNQYEDLIEAGIIDPTKVTRTALQNAASIAGLMLTTEALITDIKEEEKTPAMPPGGGMGGGMY; translated from the coding sequence ATGCCCAAGCAACTGCTTTATGATGAAGAGGCACGCAATTCAATTCTGAAAGGTGTAAACAAATTGGCCGATGCGGTCAAGGTTACTCTCGGTCCCAAAGGCCGGAATGTAGTTCTCGATAAAAAATTCGGCTCTCCCACCATAACTAAAGATGGTGTTACCGTAGCAAAAGACATTGAACTGGAAGACCCCTTTGAAAATATGGGTGCACAGATGGTCAAGGAAGTGGCCTCCAAAACCAGCGATGTAGCCGGGGACGGCACCACCACAGCTACCGTTCTGGCCCAGGCCATCTACCGCGAGGGGGCCAAGAACGTGACTGCCGGCGCCAATCCCATGGCCCTGAAGCGGGGAATTGAAAAGTCGGTCGAGGCCGCAGTGGCCGCGATCAAGTCTTTAAGCAAGCAAACCCGCAGCAAGAAGGAAATATCCCAGGTGGGAACCATTTCCGCCAATAACGACGCGACCATCGGTGATCTGATTGCCGAAGCTATGGATAAGGTCGGAAAAGACGGCGTCATTACCGTCGAAGAGGCCAAGGGGATGGAGACATCGCTGGAGTTTGTCGAAGGGATGCAGTTTGACCGGGGATATCTGTCTCCCTACTTTGTGACCGATCCGGAAAGAATGGAAACCGTTCTGGAAAATCCAGCCATCCTTCTGCACGAGAAGAAAATCAGCAATATGAAAGACCTTTTGCCGATCCTCGAGCAGATCGCCAAGATGGGCAAGCCCCTCCTGATCGTGGCCGAAGATGTCGAAGGAGAGGCCCTGGCTACCCTGGTGGTCAATAAACTGCGGGGAACCCTGAATGTTGCTGCTGTCAAGGCCCCCGGTTTTGGTGACCGGAGAAAAGCCATGCTGGAGGATATCGCCATCCTGACCGGCGGCAAAGTCATCTCCGAGGACCTGGGAATCAAGCTGGAAAACATCAGAGTCGACGATCTCGGCCAGGCCAAAAGAGTTACCATCGATAAGGACAACACGACGATTGTCGAAGGTGCCGGCAGGCCCTCCGATCTGGAAGGACGCATCAAGCAGATCAAGGTCCAGATTGAGGAAACCACTTCGGATTATGACCGTGAAAAGCTTCAGGAAAGGCTGGCCAAACTGGTGGGCGGCGTAGCGGTGATCAATGTGGGCGCGGCTACGGAAACGGAAATGAAAGAGAAAAAGGCCAGGGTCGAGGATGCCATGAATGCCACCCGGGCAGCGGTCGAAGAAGGGATCGTTCCCGGCGGCGGCGTAGCTCTGCTGCGAGCCATTCCAGCCATAGACAAACTGGGACTGCAAGACGATGAGCTCATCGGAGCGAATATTGTCAGAAGAGCTCTGGAGGAGCCCATTCGCCAGATCGCTTCCAATGCTGGCATGGAAGGCTCGATCGTAGTCCAGAAAGTCAAGGAGGCTGAAGGACCCTTCGGATTTAATGCCCAGACAAATCAATATGAAGACCTGATCGAAGCAGGTATTATCGATCCGACCAAGGTGACCAGAACCGCTCTGCAGAATGCCGCCAGTATTGCCGGCCTCATGCTGACCACCGAAGCACTGATCACTGACATCAAGGAAGAGGAAAAAACTCCGGCCATGCCTCCTGGTGGTGGCATGGGCGGCGGAATGTATTAA
- the groES gene encoding co-chaperone GroES, producing MNIKPLHDRILVKRVEVGEQVRGGIIIPDTAKEKPMEGKVIAVGGGKIKDDGTKIPLDVRVGQRILFGKYAGTEVKIEDEEYLIMREDDILGIIEG from the coding sequence ATGAACATAAAACCATTGCACGACAGGATTCTGGTAAAGCGCGTTGAAGTGGGGGAACAGGTTCGAGGCGGCATCATTATCCCCGATACAGCCAAGGAAAAGCCTATGGAAGGGAAAGTCATCGCCGTAGGCGGCGGTAAGATCAAAGATGATGGAACCAAGATTCCTCTGGATGTTAGAGTCGGCCAGCGAATCCTTTTTGGCAAGTATGCCGGTACCGAGGTCAAAATTGAGGATGAGGAATACCTCATCATGCGCGAGGATGATATCTTAGGAATCATTGAAGGTTAA
- a CDS encoding peptidase MA family metallohydrolase, whose product MVQDRFRLSGLRHCGLIIGSIILCLWVIVRAGNCTALSRSLLPDGPSGWLTVQTPHFLIRYQAQDKYFSQELALLAERSYTRVAGHLGLHPATQIDIYLADSRELFTRIQPSLSPVSEQVTGLAYPGLSRILLLSPRAAPAGSIHLEKTFIHELTHILIGASCRPSASIPHWFNEGVSMLEAEEWNWHYQALMTRICITRNLIPLRHLDQSFPTDPDHLQTAYAQSISMVTFIRDTYGHDALRAITHCLLRGDSIDQALRTAVGLDPGELELQWRKHLRLVYTWVPVLTSSAVLWFIISLVFLLGYYRKRKISQATLSAWEEAEIEDWLRKQLDDLDLR is encoded by the coding sequence ATGGTTCAAGACCGCTTCAGATTATCCGGACTCCGGCATTGCGGACTGATCATCGGATCGATCATCCTCTGCCTGTGGGTTATAGTCCGTGCGGGTAACTGCACAGCCTTGAGCCGGTCGCTGCTGCCGGATGGCCCGTCCGGCTGGCTTACGGTACAAACTCCTCACTTCCTCATCCGCTACCAGGCTCAGGATAAATATTTTTCACAAGAGCTGGCACTCCTTGCCGAACGGTCCTATACCCGGGTGGCAGGTCACCTTGGTCTTCACCCCGCCACCCAAATCGATATCTACCTGGCCGACTCCAGGGAACTTTTCACCCGCATCCAGCCCTCCCTGTCGCCGGTGAGTGAACAAGTCACAGGGCTTGCCTATCCGGGCCTGTCCCGAATACTGCTCCTTTCTCCCAGAGCTGCCCCGGCAGGTTCCATTCATCTTGAGAAAACATTTATCCATGAGCTTACCCATATTCTTATCGGAGCATCCTGCCGACCATCGGCATCCATCCCTCACTGGTTCAACGAGGGGGTAAGCATGCTCGAGGCCGAAGAATGGAATTGGCACTATCAGGCTCTCATGACCCGCATCTGCATAACCCGCAATCTTATCCCCCTGCGCCACCTCGATCAATCCTTTCCGACCGATCCCGACCATCTCCAGACCGCCTATGCCCAAAGCATCAGCATGGTTACCTTTATCCGCGATACTTATGGCCATGATGCCCTGCGGGCAATAACTCACTGCCTGCTCCGGGGGGACTCGATTGATCAGGCCCTGCGCACGGCTGTCGGTCTTGACCCCGGTGAATTGGAGCTTCAATGGAGAAAGCACCTTCGCCTGGTCTATACCTGGGTTCCTGTCCTGACGAGCTCTGCGGTCTTATGGTTTATCATCAGCCTGGTTTTCCTCCTGGGCTATTACCGGAAAAGGAAAATTTCCCAAGCCACACTCTCCGCCTGGGAGGAGGCTGAAATCGAAGACTGGCTGAGAAAGCAGCTCGACGATCTGGATTTACGCTAA
- a CDS encoding DNA internalization-related competence protein ComEC/Rec2, whose amino-acid sequence MKKINNFGGAFFPWSKSLRFHRGLFSPLAMLLALLAGIILAAGSSCLHTDFDQIDDLSPCHLTHYLPQDPNSIPQPITLVGRIIEPPEKFSQRVRLHLEVQKIILPEQNIMTSARAQLNWYKPKIPCQFYDTVQITAHLEAPQDYKNPGGFSYSKYLSQKGICATGSIRMLSLCKEAKTIPWTKSILRAVYGFRWRASEYIENTIPQPGSSILQAILLGERYKVSNRIKDLFSEAGAIHLLSISGFHIATLALAVFACFRGILRALPDRLFEILCCIIRPSSLAALFSIPVIILYTVMTGSKTTTIRACIMVSSYFLALLFERRRSLFRPLVLAALAILLWQPDALFKLDFQLTFLASSGIVFILACDFPRHLNPDSGLSLQGILVRLKDSLFLSCCLSLAAFLMTSPLVAYTFNLISPIGIVTNLAAIPLVSGILYAGLGGILALPLHPGLAAHFFRIAAFLARLMISLSATITRIAGAFVYLPSPPKAAIMAIYGSLVIAAFIFHFLTRSISPRKKTGLLIAFLLLAFVLMPLLLLFMTRPPRFIPNDTLTVTFLDVGRGDACVIQTPGGKYILIDGGGSYNNEFDFGHRLIAPYLWHKRIPRLDLVVLSHPHPDHLNGLLFVLKHFDTACVWKTKERSDSREYRLFEDIIREKKVPLHIVAAGEEAELDGVFLQVLAAGNLPDLPISSKITYKEENNRSLVLKLSYRQVSFLFTGDIEAKAERCLLSLGEKLRSTVLKVPHHGSRSSSSIPFLRMVLPQTAVFSGRSYGRQKFPHPKTLERYRKLPCRIYRTDLDGAITAETDGVECKFSTYADIFADKSRHPSWFKTASDYPDSGIAD is encoded by the coding sequence ATGAAAAAAATAAATAATTTTGGTGGGGCGTTTTTTCCCTGGTCAAAATCACTTCGCTTTCATCGTGGCCTGTTCAGCCCTCTGGCGATGCTTTTGGCTCTCCTTGCGGGCATCATCCTTGCTGCGGGCTCATCCTGTCTCCACACCGACTTTGACCAGATAGACGACCTGTCCCCCTGTCACCTTACGCATTATTTGCCTCAGGACCCAAATTCCATCCCCCAGCCGATCACTCTGGTGGGCAGGATTATCGAGCCGCCGGAAAAATTTTCCCAGCGGGTCCGCCTGCACCTTGAGGTGCAGAAAATTATTCTCCCTGAACAAAATATTATGACATCCGCAAGAGCGCAGCTTAATTGGTACAAGCCCAAAATACCGTGTCAATTTTATGATACGGTCCAGATAACCGCGCATCTTGAGGCTCCCCAGGACTACAAAAACCCTGGAGGATTTTCGTATTCCAAGTATCTTTCCCAAAAAGGTATCTGCGCCACCGGCAGCATTCGAATGCTTTCTCTCTGTAAAGAAGCAAAAACGATTCCATGGACAAAGTCCATACTCCGTGCTGTCTACGGCTTTCGATGGCGTGCTTCAGAGTACATCGAAAACACCATTCCCCAGCCGGGTTCAAGCATCCTGCAGGCGATTCTGCTGGGGGAGAGGTATAAGGTATCTAACCGCATCAAAGACTTGTTCAGTGAAGCAGGAGCGATTCATCTTCTTTCAATCTCCGGCTTCCATATCGCCACTCTGGCCCTGGCCGTCTTTGCCTGCTTCAGGGGCATCCTGCGGGCTTTGCCGGACCGCCTGTTCGAGATCCTCTGCTGCATCATCAGACCTTCCAGCCTGGCCGCGCTATTCTCCATCCCGGTAATCATTCTCTATACCGTCATGACCGGAAGCAAAACAACCACCATCCGGGCCTGTATTATGGTCAGTTCATATTTTCTTGCCCTGCTCTTTGAGAGAAGAAGAAGTCTTTTCCGGCCTCTTGTCCTGGCCGCCCTGGCTATCCTGCTCTGGCAGCCTGACGCTTTATTCAAGCTCGATTTCCAGTTGACCTTCCTGGCCTCCAGTGGAATAGTTTTTATCCTTGCCTGCGATTTCCCCCGGCATTTGAATCCTGATTCCGGCCTTTCGCTCCAGGGGATCCTGGTCCGACTCAAGGACAGCCTTTTTCTTTCATGCTGCCTGTCCCTGGCCGCATTTCTCATGACCAGCCCGTTAGTCGCTTATACGTTCAACCTGATCTCACCGATCGGAATTGTCACCAACCTGGCCGCCATTCCTCTCGTCAGCGGGATTCTCTATGCCGGCCTGGGGGGTATCCTGGCGCTTCCCCTGCACCCTGGTCTGGCCGCGCACTTTTTCCGGATCGCGGCTTTTCTGGCCCGTCTCATGATTAGCCTCAGTGCGACCATCACCAGGATTGCAGGGGCCTTTGTTTACCTTCCGTCTCCTCCGAAAGCCGCGATCATGGCCATTTATGGCAGCCTAGTCATCGCGGCCTTCATTTTCCACTTTCTGACCAGGAGCATATCACCCCGGAAAAAAACCGGCCTGCTGATCGCGTTTCTGCTCCTGGCATTTGTTCTCATGCCCCTTCTTCTCCTTTTCATGACCCGGCCCCCCAGGTTTATTCCCAATGATACGCTGACCGTAACTTTCCTCGATGTCGGGAGGGGGGATGCGTGCGTCATTCAGACGCCGGGTGGCAAATACATTCTGATCGACGGCGGCGGAAGCTATAACAATGAGTTCGATTTCGGACACCGGCTAATCGCCCCCTATCTCTGGCATAAGAGAATCCCCCGCCTGGACCTTGTCGTTCTCTCCCATCCGCACCCGGACCACCTCAACGGGCTGTTGTTCGTCCTGAAGCACTTTGACACCGCCTGTGTCTGGAAGACCAAAGAGCGATCCGACAGCCGGGAATACCGGCTTTTTGAAGACATAATCCGGGAGAAAAAAGTCCCCCTCCACATTGTGGCCGCTGGAGAGGAAGCAGAACTGGATGGTGTTTTTCTTCAGGTTCTGGCTGCCGGTAATTTACCGGATCTGCCGATAAGTTCAAAGATAACCTACAAGGAAGAAAACAATCGATCCCTGGTCCTGAAGCTATCTTACCGGCAGGTAAGCTTTCTTTTTACCGGCGACATAGAAGCGAAAGCTGAGCGTTGTCTTCTATCCCTCGGGGAAAAGCTGCGATCCACGGTCTTAAAGGTTCCCCATCATGGAAGCCGCTCCTCAAGCTCTATTCCCTTCCTGCGTATGGTGCTTCCTCAGACGGCTGTTTTTTCGGGCCGAAGTTATGGCAGGCAAAAGTTCCCTCATCCGAAGACTCTGGAACGGTACCGGAAACTCCCGTGCAGAATTTACCGCACCGATCTCGATGGAGCGATTACGGCTGAGACGGATGGAGTCGAGTGTAAATTTTCCACCTATGCAGATATCTTTGCAGATAAATCGAGGCACCCCTCATGGTTCAAGACCGCTTCAGATTATCCGGACTCCGGCATTGCGGACTGA